From a single Lentisphaera profundi genomic region:
- a CDS encoding AIM24 family protein yields MKIAFDIAKFLTTKALKFLLIVVLILASIHLKNEITKWYKQRDLHQFEMETLRVKIASYEEEKLSLLKSMKLGKKKMQEQFTLQKKLHLAIKRHNDDPPLFFLLDERAQWEAELKLLEASLASSEALQKQLFKLSREARKTQATLKSTTLNQSLKLQQMTEKWHQYNWFEKHVKTITGTILSIALLLLLAPFLNRLFWYFLPGAWVENQAPFQLNPKGESNEITFWSDSNKQIKIHLEPDETISVKQDCYNSFDEHLARKNRFLWDRSAWIISYSAEMINMTDFHNPDTSPRQITLIAPQAEDELCKITLKDCQGLILKPSQIIATKGNIKLRTKWNFFSIHNWLRLVFRHIIFSGTGEIFLYLHGGGNEISADSLRIKEDKLVAYQSSCPVGLVRNENLWHYLLGKCNLFDYRFNSDKFILMQNQSSPLHTHKTPGERFFDTILNTIGKFLGF; encoded by the coding sequence TCGTACTCATCCTTGCCTCAATACATCTAAAAAATGAAATCACCAAATGGTATAAACAACGTGATCTTCATCAATTTGAAATGGAAACATTACGAGTAAAGATCGCTTCCTACGAAGAAGAAAAACTAAGTCTACTTAAGTCTATGAAGCTCGGCAAGAAGAAAATGCAGGAACAATTCACCCTACAAAAAAAACTGCACCTTGCCATTAAGCGCCACAATGATGATCCTCCCTTATTTTTCCTACTCGACGAAAGAGCACAATGGGAAGCCGAGCTCAAATTACTGGAAGCCTCCCTAGCAAGTTCCGAAGCCCTGCAAAAGCAACTTTTTAAGCTTTCGCGCGAAGCTCGAAAAACCCAAGCCACACTGAAGAGTACCACTTTAAATCAAAGCCTGAAACTGCAACAAATGACAGAAAAGTGGCATCAGTATAATTGGTTTGAAAAACATGTCAAAACAATTACCGGCACCATCTTATCAATCGCACTTTTACTACTGCTCGCACCTTTCCTCAATCGTTTATTTTGGTACTTCCTTCCTGGTGCATGGGTGGAAAACCAAGCTCCCTTCCAGTTAAACCCCAAAGGTGAATCGAATGAAATAACTTTTTGGAGTGACTCTAACAAACAGATCAAAATCCACTTAGAGCCCGATGAAACTATTTCGGTAAAGCAAGATTGCTACAATAGCTTTGATGAACACCTAGCGCGCAAAAATCGTTTTTTGTGGGATCGCTCAGCATGGATCATTTCATATTCTGCCGAAATGATTAATATGACTGATTTTCATAATCCCGATACATCTCCACGACAAATCACCCTCATTGCTCCTCAAGCAGAAGATGAACTTTGCAAAATCACCTTAAAGGATTGCCAAGGATTAATCCTAAAACCCAGCCAAATCATTGCCACCAAAGGCAACATAAAGCTCAGGACTAAATGGAACTTTTTCAGTATCCATAATTGGTTACGACTCGTCTTTAGACATATTATTTTTTCAGGCACAGGAGAAATCTTTCTTTATCTTCATGGAGGAGGCAATGAAATCAGCGCTGATAGCCTGAGAATCAAAGAAGATAAACTAGTGGCTTATCAAAGTTCATGCCCCGTTGGTCTTGTTCGCAATGAAAACCTTTGGCATTACCTCTTAGGCAAATGTAACCTCTTTGACTATCGCTTTAATTCGGATAAATTTATCCTTATGCAAAATCAATCGTCGCCACTTCACACACATAAAACTCCCGGCGAACGATTTTTTGACACTATTTTAAATACTATCGGTAAATTTCTCGGATTTTAA
- a CDS encoding serine/threonine-protein kinase, which yields MANDDLDLQAGFEKTSELMANFYHEEKKNPPSRIQELNIPLSPIPDGKFETKQQIDTGGMKDIFEVVDRDTTRHLAMAIPKSNNKEDWNDFIFEARITALLEHPNIVPVHDIGLYENQPCFTMKLINGDTLTQIIKRFSQNNKQVPSTLHDLINIFLKVCDAIAYSHSKDVLHLDLKPDNIRISDYGEVQVLDWGLAQFYKTSDFHTHSHTQELSIIHQTDTRALEGIILGSPAYMSPEQACADNASPRSDIYSLGAILYSIITFQPPFIDDDYRKVLQKTMKGEFPKPSELKLNWSVDPGLEAICLKSMAIKSRDRYKSVLDLAADLRKWNSGYAPLALNAPPLHLTKLFLKRNQFLLSLCLSFLIIILAFTALSYNNLSNSEEIAQSNAQKASEALEDLELTQKTSRDNFRKLMNSRVKVQQTIDKLHEVSEEKVTIAQIAADQFIEDALSSLRLGAFNKAKTYAVQAQSLAPDYLSVIALFAKINLLELNINEANKYLLQVNTTKYLSFDHSKIRKGNNEEIIRLIKTLQKDKSLSGLQNVAFLSLKKINLSTKSKINIFKKTLLGKNDILTSTSLITAQSNFPLFTLSILPIEKLICKTHIKSLNKQVQSLKNISYLELNGQVNVPFRQLTLINNIKTIRLVNCQVNSFIWSSKKDRESLEHLILIDTPLADYSPLVKISSLKKLTVSKPTNLKKNSVSVILLKEHGIKLDFIQTPN from the coding sequence ATGGCTAATGACGACCTAGACCTACAAGCGGGTTTCGAAAAAACTTCGGAATTAATGGCCAATTTCTATCACGAAGAGAAAAAAAATCCGCCTTCGAGAATTCAAGAACTCAACATCCCTCTTTCCCCTATTCCTGATGGCAAGTTCGAAACAAAACAGCAAATCGATACAGGGGGAATGAAAGACATCTTTGAAGTTGTCGATAGGGATACAACTCGTCACCTGGCCATGGCTATCCCAAAAAGTAATAATAAAGAAGATTGGAATGATTTTATTTTCGAAGCTCGCATTACGGCTTTACTAGAACATCCCAATATTGTTCCCGTACACGACATAGGCCTTTATGAAAACCAACCCTGCTTCACCATGAAACTCATCAATGGGGATACACTGACCCAAATCATCAAACGTTTTAGCCAAAACAATAAGCAAGTTCCCTCTACTCTCCATGACTTAATTAATATCTTTCTCAAAGTGTGTGATGCTATTGCTTACTCTCACTCAAAAGATGTCTTGCACCTAGATTTGAAACCCGATAATATCCGTATCTCAGATTATGGTGAAGTGCAAGTTTTAGATTGGGGCTTAGCTCAATTCTACAAAACGAGCGATTTCCATACTCATTCACATACACAAGAATTGAGTATCATTCACCAGACAGACACCAGAGCCCTTGAAGGCATTATTCTTGGCAGCCCTGCTTATATGTCTCCAGAACAAGCATGTGCGGACAACGCAAGCCCTCGTAGCGATATCTACTCGCTAGGCGCCATCCTTTATTCCATCATTACTTTTCAACCTCCTTTCATTGACGATGATTACCGCAAGGTTTTACAAAAAACCATGAAAGGAGAATTCCCTAAGCCAAGTGAACTCAAACTAAATTGGTCTGTCGACCCTGGCTTGGAAGCCATTTGCTTAAAGTCCATGGCTATCAAAAGTCGTGACCGCTATAAATCCGTCCTTGATCTAGCCGCCGATTTACGAAAATGGAATAGTGGCTATGCGCCTCTAGCTCTAAACGCTCCACCGCTTCATTTGACTAAATTATTCTTAAAGCGCAACCAATTCCTGCTCAGCTTATGCCTGAGCTTCCTTATCATTATCTTGGCCTTTACCGCGCTGTCCTATAACAACTTAAGTAATAGTGAAGAAATAGCTCAAAGCAATGCTCAAAAGGCTTCCGAAGCCTTAGAAGATTTAGAACTCACACAAAAAACTAGTCGTGATAATTTCCGCAAGCTCATGAACAGTAGAGTGAAAGTCCAACAAACTATTGATAAACTTCACGAAGTCTCAGAAGAAAAAGTTACCATTGCCCAAATTGCAGCAGACCAATTTATTGAAGATGCCCTAAGCTCTCTACGTCTTGGGGCTTTCAATAAAGCTAAAACTTACGCCGTACAGGCTCAATCTTTGGCCCCAGACTATCTTTCAGTCATTGCTTTATTCGCAAAAATCAACCTGCTCGAGCTCAATATAAACGAAGCCAATAAATACCTCCTCCAAGTCAACACCACTAAATACCTATCTTTTGATCACAGTAAAATACGCAAAGGAAATAACGAAGAAATCATCCGTTTAATCAAAACACTTCAAAAAGACAAATCCTTAAGCGGATTACAGAATGTCGCTTTTCTCAGTCTTAAAAAAATCAACTTATCGACTAAAAGTAAAATCAACATCTTCAAAAAAACTCTTCTGGGTAAAAACGATATTCTGACAAGTACTAGTCTGATAACAGCTCAAAGTAATTTTCCCCTCTTCACTTTATCGATATTACCCATTGAAAAACTGATCTGTAAAACACACATCAAGTCACTCAATAAACAGGTGCAATCTTTGAAGAATATATCTTATTTAGAGCTAAATGGACAAGTTAATGTCCCCTTTCGTCAGCTTACACTCATCAACAATATTAAAACTATTCGACTCGTAAACTGCCAAGTAAATTCTTTCATTTGGTCCAGTAAGAAGGATCGCGAGTCTCTAGAACATCTCATTCTAATTGACACCCCGCTAGCAGACTACTCACCACTAGTCAAAATTAGTAGCTTAAAGAAACTCACTGTTTCTAAACCGACTAACCTGAAAAAAAATTCAGTTTCTGTAATTTTATTAAAGGAACACGGAATCAAACTGGACTTTATCCAAACTCCGAATTGA
- a CDS encoding RNA polymerase sigma factor, whose translation MLIRLKDQYDEKSWEEFVATYRQYIYNVVRRMELNHHDALEIVQLVLIKLWKKLPDFSYDNYRGKFRNWLYTVTANQVRDFLRGKNLSLSKLPDSSAELDKSVSAPEIEAIAEKEWKTYISNLAWEKVKKHFSEGVCRAFLLSIEGVGVEQISAEIGVSESSIYVYKKRVQDRLQEEIAYLNSEFG comes from the coding sequence ATGCTGATTCGTCTTAAGGATCAGTATGACGAAAAGTCCTGGGAAGAGTTCGTTGCAACCTACAGGCAGTATATCTACAATGTAGTTCGACGTATGGAACTCAATCACCATGACGCCCTTGAGATAGTTCAGTTAGTACTGATTAAATTATGGAAAAAGCTTCCTGATTTTAGTTATGATAATTATCGAGGTAAATTTCGTAATTGGTTATATACCGTGACAGCAAATCAAGTACGTGACTTTTTGCGTGGTAAAAATCTTTCCCTTAGTAAGCTCCCTGATTCAAGTGCGGAACTCGATAAATCAGTTAGTGCGCCAGAAATTGAAGCCATTGCTGAAAAAGAGTGGAAAACCTATATCTCAAATTTAGCTTGGGAAAAAGTCAAAAAACACTTCAGTGAGGGAGTTTGTCGCGCATTTTTACTCAGCATCGAGGGTGTTGGAGTTGAACAGATTTCGGCGGAGATAGGAGTGAGTGAAAGTTCGATTTATGTTTATAAAAAACGTGTGCAAGATCGTTTGCAAGAAGAGATAGCTTATCTCAATTCGGAGTTTGGATAA
- a CDS encoding acyl-CoA desaturase, with the protein MTEKKYNWMNTISLSLTFVLACTVVPWYGMKYGFTGFEWTVFGFFMVFTGTGITVGYHRLWSHKTYEANALFQSWFAFWGAVAAQNSIIAWSRDHRDHHKFVDNNDKDPYSAKKGFWFSHILWIFQDTRTDKDYGNVKDLLANKICVFQEKYYMPILVVGNFILPVAIGYIGHVLDPHPNGMIHSMIAMFLVAGLLRFVLNHHFTFFINSLAHIWGAQPYAKKDTSRDNFFLALVTYGEGYHNFHHTFQSDYRNGVRAWQFDPSKWIIWTGSKLGMTSKLKRMQKWQINHKRQEFWGVQSLEAAMEQLKTKDTPELKSKLETTYEEWKQALEAWTAARRKSKTCQDSKSQVGDLQTALLAKRDEFCAAVNSIFVNPHSAPALG; encoded by the coding sequence ATGACAGAAAAAAAATATAATTGGATGAACACTATAAGTCTTAGTCTCACCTTTGTTCTCGCATGTACAGTCGTTCCATGGTACGGCATGAAGTACGGGTTTACTGGTTTTGAATGGACGGTGTTTGGTTTTTTCATGGTCTTCACAGGAACTGGCATAACTGTTGGTTATCACCGTCTGTGGTCTCATAAAACTTATGAAGCTAATGCTCTTTTTCAGTCTTGGTTTGCTTTTTGGGGTGCGGTTGCAGCTCAAAACTCAATTATCGCTTGGAGTCGTGATCACCGCGACCACCATAAATTTGTAGATAATAATGATAAAGACCCTTACTCTGCGAAAAAAGGTTTTTGGTTTTCACACATTTTGTGGATCTTCCAAGATACTCGTACTGATAAAGATTACGGTAATGTTAAAGACCTCTTAGCCAATAAAATTTGTGTCTTTCAAGAGAAGTACTACATGCCCATACTCGTAGTCGGTAATTTTATCTTGCCTGTTGCTATTGGTTACATTGGTCATGTTCTTGATCCTCACCCCAATGGTATGATACACAGTATGATAGCCATGTTCTTAGTTGCAGGCTTATTGCGCTTCGTTCTTAACCATCACTTTACTTTTTTTATTAACTCACTCGCTCACATCTGGGGTGCACAGCCTTATGCGAAAAAGGACACTTCACGTGATAACTTTTTCTTAGCACTTGTGACTTATGGCGAAGGTTACCATAACTTCCACCATACTTTTCAATCAGATTACCGCAATGGTGTTCGCGCTTGGCAGTTTGATCCTTCAAAGTGGATTATCTGGACGGGTTCAAAATTAGGAATGACTTCGAAGCTTAAACGCATGCAGAAATGGCAGATCAATCACAAGAGACAAGAGTTCTGGGGTGTTCAATCTTTAGAGGCTGCCATGGAGCAGTTAAAAACTAAAGATACTCCTGAGCTTAAAAGTAAGTTAGAAACGACTTATGAAGAATGGAAGCAAGCATTAGAGGCGTGGACGGCTGCACGTCGCAAAAGTAAAACTTGTCAAGATTCTAAATCTCAAGTAGGTGATCTTCAGACAGCACTGCTCGCCAAGCGAGATGAGTTCTGTGCAGCGGTTAACTCGATATTTGTTAATCCTCATTCTGCACCGGCACTCGGTTAA
- the tnpB gene encoding IS66 family insertion sequence element accessory protein TnpB (TnpB, as the term is used for proteins encoded by IS66 family insertion elements, is considered an accessory protein, since TnpC, encoded by a neighboring gene, is a DDE family transposase.) has translation MLEYFKDRKLKLHPEPVNLRKGFNGLTALSNLENLFAGDVYLFINRRRNLLKGLYWDEGGFCIFNKQLERGTFSDMSEAKTELSFREFLLMIHCCKGAYFKIK, from the coding sequence ATGTTAGAATATTTTAAAGATCGTAAGTTAAAACTACATCCCGAACCCGTGAACCTCCGCAAAGGCTTCAATGGCTTAACCGCGTTAAGTAATCTGGAAAATCTCTTTGCAGGAGATGTCTACCTTTTCATAAATCGACGGCGTAATTTATTGAAAGGTCTCTACTGGGATGAAGGTGGTTTTTGTATTTTCAATAAACAGTTGGAGCGCGGAACTTTTAGCGACATGTCCGAAGCTAAAACTGAGCTTAGTTTTCGGGAATTTCTGCTAATGATCCACTGCTGTAAAGGGGCCTATTTTAAGATCAAATAG